The Besnoitia besnoiti strain Bb-Ger1 chromosome Unknown contig00050, whole genome shotgun sequence DNA segment agtaatgagccgacatggaggtgctgatacaatccgaggattagaactcccaatattatctgacctgttatccccggcgtaccttacgacgttatatgatttagagatagaatgtaatgtggattaatatccacatggtttctacaaagtgtagatataaaaatagtgaatggttctgtaaagatcttgcataacatacctttagatttgcttagcattatagagcttgtaggcatgtaagtaactaaagaactatagatactttgagtgaagaatacaaggatagctccaacaataacatggctaaaatgtataccagttaagatgaaaagtccattaccaaatgcattatcattaatataaagagatagtcctaagtattccgtacagactaacattaagaaggcgactaccaaagtgaatgtcatgatattcgtacagcttgtatacaaatgttggtttttcaaatatacgctggataccactatacttaatgcacttaacatgatggtcatgaaaagcacaagagaacttggatccggtaaacaaagaccttcaagatctaaaccagtagtccaactcgtagtatatactccccagaaaaaggtagtttatatcaacctaggaatcccattttagtaagtgtaacatggagtctagcttcagttgttatctgattggtattgcatgccctgagtacgtaaggaaaaggaaaggttaaccgctatttaaacacaacagttaccgtagctgtagatgaatgctaaatctagagtatctctcctaagacactgcataacatatgaatgctccttccgccattcgttgactgtgtttaccacggggaattagaacagaataccaagttctttgcctggaggtttgttacgttccgtacagttgtaggtaaaaggtatgttagagacttagactagcgttggagcacattgtttcattcgatagtccacgctcaatcttaccatacatagtacttttatgatcccaggctggtttaataagtcaaagtttagccgggaagttagcgtctaaaatatataaccgatagtctcaacttagatgcacagatggacataattaatccttgtacggtttgtacctacttgactcctcagtttaagttaaggagtcctttgtttacagcttgtaccgttactttcaggagcataccgttaaattcgatgatcttatgtgttcactcaaatcgaataaacaaagacattatagttcctagaatactgaagatgactccggttatgagatacagacaaccaagttctttatgattgcagtacaccaccacccactggactgcttaagacagctaaaagtgttggatttcaatatcacggtaatcatgtttgcttgaagctgtagtcattataactattgatttagtataagcatagaaccaatccggtagtaagatatacgatagtagctaatctaccatataagatataagtcgcttgtggaatagcaaCTACCAATAATATCAAGaaagatcatactgtatacccaaataattacccatccactgactacatttcgagtcataaaaatgttgtcgtatcaacattcgagtattcaatagctcgaatttcagataaagagctaagttaatgagagagagacataaatactaaacaaaccaccggtttttggatgggattacttttaacaccgcataatatgctaaaaagtaccattcaggtacgatatgaagcggagttacaaaccggttcactggggtatggagttatctgggtgcgataattcaatcaaaccaaaagccgtttgtaagaaaattaaaccaattagataatatggtagatagggaacaaactgtctccagacgttcttaacccagctcacgtattacatctgacggtgaactagcgttcctaactgaatcttgttcaatacaagggagtaatgagcccGACATGGAgggtgctgatacaatccgaggattagaactcccaatattatctgacctgttatccccggcgtaccttacgaccgttatatgatttagagatagaatgtaatgtggattaatatccacatggtttctacaaagtgtagatataaaatagtgaatggttctgtaaagatcttgcataacatacctttagatttgcttagcattatagagcttgtaggcatgtaagtaactaaagaactatagatactttgagtgaagaatacaaggatagctccaacaataacatggctaaaatgtataccagttaagatgaaaagtccattaccaaatgcattatcattaatataaagagatagtcctaagtattccgtacagactaacattaagaaggcgactaccaagtgaatgtcatgatattcgtacagcttgtatacaaatgttggtttttcaaatatacgctggataccactatacttaatgcagagcatagttaagatgataactattgtggatatagaaccaattgaacaccatgtattaatataacaaagataatcagggtaatctggtatccttcttggcataacgttgaaaccaagtatatgcatagggatgaaaattaataagatactacctaagaagactacaaaccagatgcttaaatatggagaagcaccggtatttacatggaatagatttacagtatctccgaacatatctctgctatagaagataaagccacatatagtagctagtactgcaccaagagataatacgaaatggaaatgagctacaatatagtatgtatcatgtagggc contains these protein-coding regions:
- a CDS encoding uncharacterized protein (encoded by transcript BESB_064050); this encodes MYAARSVFGGQSMILAMGCISILGSLVWAHHMMTVGLEVDTRAYFSAMTIMIAIPTGTKIFNWLGTYMASHTTTRTVDLWAALSFILLFTLGGTTGVVMGNAGMDIALHDTYYIVAHFHFVLSLGAVLATICGFIFYSRDMFGDTVNLFHVNTGASPYLSIWFVVFLGSILLIFIPMHILGFNVMPRRIPDYPDYLCYINTWCSIGSISTIVIILTMLCIKYSGIQRIFEKPTFVYKLYEYHDIHLVVAFLMLVCTEYLGLSLYINDNAFGNGLFILTGIHFSHVIVGAILVFFTQSIYSSLVTYMPTSSIMLSKSKGMLCKIFTEPFTILYLHFVETMWILIHITFYL